The Streptomyces albofaciens JCM 4342 genome has a segment encoding these proteins:
- a CDS encoding acyl-CoA thioesterase has product MTNPAERLVDLLDLEQIEVNIFRGRSPRESLQRVFGGQVAGQALVAAGRTTEGDRPVHSLHAYFLRPGRPGVPIVYQVERVRDGRSFTTRRVVAVQQGRTIFNLTASFHRPEPGVEHQLPMRREVPPPEELPTVADEVRGHLGGLPEALDRMARRMPFDIRYVDRLRWTPEEIEGAEPRSAVWMRAVGPLGDDPLVHTCALTYASDMTLLDAVRIPIEPLWGPRGFDMASLDHAMWFHRPFRADEWFLYDQESPIATGGRGLARGRIYDRKGDLLVSVVQEGLLRPHTNAPSLERPYAEGADG; this is encoded by the coding sequence ATGACCAACCCCGCCGAGCGCCTGGTGGATCTGCTGGACCTGGAGCAGATCGAGGTGAACATCTTCCGCGGCCGCAGCCCGCGGGAAAGCCTCCAGCGCGTCTTCGGCGGGCAGGTGGCCGGGCAGGCGCTGGTCGCGGCCGGGCGGACCACGGAGGGCGACCGGCCCGTGCACTCGCTGCACGCGTACTTCCTGCGCCCCGGACGGCCCGGGGTGCCGATCGTGTACCAGGTCGAGCGGGTGCGGGACGGCCGGTCGTTCACCACCCGCCGGGTCGTCGCCGTCCAGCAGGGACGCACGATCTTCAACCTGACCGCCTCCTTCCACCGGCCCGAACCGGGCGTCGAGCACCAGCTGCCGATGCGCCGCGAGGTGCCGCCCCCGGAGGAACTGCCGACCGTCGCGGACGAGGTGCGCGGCCACCTGGGCGGGCTGCCCGAGGCGCTGGACCGGATGGCCCGCCGTATGCCGTTCGACATCCGCTATGTCGACCGGCTGCGCTGGACGCCGGAGGAGATCGAGGGCGCGGAGCCGCGCAGCGCGGTGTGGATGCGGGCGGTCGGGCCGCTGGGCGACGACCCGCTGGTCCACACGTGCGCGCTGACCTACGCGAGTGACATGACCCTGCTGGACGCCGTCCGCATCCCGATCGAGCCGCTGTGGGGCCCGCGCGGCTTCGACATGGCCTCCCTCGACCACGCCATGTGGTTCCACCGCCCGTTCCGCGCCGACGAGTGGTTCCTCTACGACCAGGAGTCCCCGATCGCCACCGGGGGCCGCGGCCTGGCCCGCGGCCGCATCTACGACCGCAAGGGCGACCTCCTCGTCTCCGTCGTCCAGGAGGGCCTGCTCCGCCCCCACACCAACGCGCCGAGCCTGGAGCGGCCGTATGCGGAGGGGGCGGACGGATGA